The genomic region GCAACGCGTTTTATTAACCGCAAAGGGCGCCAAGAGCGCAAAGGACGGCCAGAACAGGGGAACTGCAAACGGCGCCCACATTTATCCGGCGAGGTTACTCGCCGCGCGTGATGAATAACTCGTCCCGCCCAGCCTTCGCCCTTTGGGCTACGGCGGGTCTCCGCTGCGTTTCGACAAGCGGTGCGGCTAAATGTTACTGCCGTTCACCAATCTCTGCTGTCCTTTGCGTGCTTTGCGTTCTTTGCGGTTGAAACACGGCCTATCGAAACAAAGCCGTGCCGACGCGGACGATCGTCGCGCCTTCCTCGATGGCCGTCTCGTAATCCTGCGTCATGCCCATCGAGAGTTCCGTGAGCGCCGCAGGCAGGTCCGCCGTGCGGTTGATGCGCGCGAGGCATTCGCGCAGGGCCGCGAACACCGGCCGGACCGTCTCCGGATCGTCCGCGAGGGGCGCCATGGTCATCAGGCCCACGAGGTCGAGGGCGGGAAGGGCGGCGATGCGGTCGGCGACGCGCGGGGCCTCGGCGGGTGCGACGCCTCCCTTGGCCTCCTCGCCGCTCACGTTCACCTCCAAAAGGCACGTCGCCCGTGTGC from Planctomycetota bacterium harbors:
- a CDS encoding YggS family pyridoxal phosphate-dependent enzyme, whose protein sequence is ELADAPVRWHMIGRLQRNKVKYVVPAAMIHSVDSVHLAEEISKRAQAAGTRATCLLEVNVSGEEAKGGVAPAEAPRVADRIAALPALDLVGLMTMAPLADDPETVRPVFAALRECLARINRTADLPAALTELSMGMTQDYETAIEEGATIVRVGTALFR